The DNA segment GTGTGTGAAGCAGCGGTGGGTTCAATAAGTACCGTTTAAGCTCTTCCAAGGCATGCTGGCATTCCGAGGTCCatgtgaaattatttttcttttttagtaaCGAGAAAAAATGGTGGCCTTTATCGGAGGATCttgagatgaatcgccccagggtGGCCATGCGCCCGGTTAACCTCTATACGGCCTTTACGCTATCTATCACCATGATGCCATCGATAGTTTTGATCTTGTCAGGATTAATCTCGGTTTCTCGGTTAGATACCATGAACCTGAGAAATTTTCCTAacccgaccccgaatgcacattttttcgggtttagcttcatattgtacttctttaATATACTGAAAGTTTCCTGCAggtgctttaaatggtcctctgctcacggggacttaactagcatgtcatcaatgtaaacttcgatagattttcttatttgttctttgaacatccgatttactaggcgttgataagtggcactagcattctttaatccaaatggAATTACATTGTagcagtaggtaccatacttggtgataaacgaggtcttttcttgatcatccgggctcatttgtatttaattgtacccggaataggcatcaaaaaaattgaggatctcgtggtcggttgtggcatcgatcattcgatcgatattaggcaaagagaaagaatccttggggcatgctttatttagatcCTTGTAATCTACCCACATTCTAAGCTTGTTTCctcttttagggactactactacgtttgctaaccattcggggtattttacttcatGGATTGaccatattttaataagtttggttacctcgtctttgacgaaagcatgtttgacctcggactagggtcttcttttttgcttcaccggatgGGACTTCGGATCCAAGCTTAGTTTATGGGTGGTGATTTCCTTTAGGATCcatgtcatgtcaagatgggaccaagcgaaacaatccatgttagctataagaaattgaataagcttttttctcagctcgggatttaaccccgtgcctaggtatacctttcgttcagGCAGTTGTTCTATTAGTGTGatttgctccagctcttcgaccgttgatttggcaGCATCAGAATCATCGGGGACTATGAAGGGTCGAGGGATCCAATAATCATCATCTTTGTCAGACTCCTGTTTTTCTAGTTAGGTCAAGGCCagcgtttgtgattgctatttggtctcCTCCTTCAAATTTGACCCCTTTGTCGATGAGAGTGATGATATCGGAATCACTTCGTCGAcgacaaacatttcctttgcggcggGTTGCTCCCCatagattgttttgattccctctggtgttgggaattttagaacctggtgaagggtagagggtactgctctcatgttatggatccatggtctcccgaatagggcgttatacctcatgtctcccttgatcacgtggaacttcatttGTTGGATAGTCCCGGCCACGTTTACTGGCAAAgttatctcgcccttagtagtttcacatgccatgttgaatccgtttagtactAGGGTCGCGGGCAcaacctggtcctgtagaccgagttgcttTACGACCTTCGattgaatgatgttggccgaactacctggatcaattaacacacgcttaacttgaatcttattcatgagtacatatattaccagtgcatcgttatggggctaTATGATTCCTTTTGCGCCTTCGTCGTTGAAGGATAAGGTTCCTTTCGGTATGTAATCCTGAACTTGAGATCGCTTCTCCTTTACGATCGAGACCTTAGTGCGTTTAAATATTGGCCCTTGGGGAACATCGATCCCTCCGATAATCATGTGAATAATGTGTTTcggttcttcttgctcatttTTTCTATTGAACTCTCTGCTTTTGAACTGATTCTTGGCCCAATCACTTAAAAACTCCCTAAGGTTcccttcattgaataaccgggctacttcctctctcaatttCCTGCATTCTTCTAttttgtggccatgggtgccatgatacttccATACTTGATTGGTATTTCTTTGGGCTGGATCGGTCTGCAGAGGTTGAGGCCATTTACTATCTTTTATGCGTCCGATAGctgatacgatggcggatgcatcaacaTTGAATTTATACTCCGACAATCGCGGCGCTTCCTTAGGTCCGGTGTGCATGTCAAAACCATTATTGCTGATCAACCCTAGGGAGCCTTGACCTCGATCTCTTctcctcttacctcatatggagTTGTGCCCATGTCCATTTCCCCTACGATCTCTATTACACGACTGGTATCGATACATGTTCATCCTCAGTTCTCGATCGATGTCTCTTTTGGTAGCGGAACCAGAAGGCCCAGctcgtcatcttcgaccctaatctttgattgatatcgattatgtataTCGGCTCAAGTAACAGCCGTGTACtcaatcaagttctgcttcaactgttgtgaaaCCACTGAGCTTCATTCATTTAGttcttgagtgaaagcttgaatggcctaatcatctgtgaccggtggtagatccattcgttccatttgaaaacgagatacaaactctcttagcatctcgttctctttttgctttaccttgaaaaggtccgacttcctagtctcgacctttatggctccggcatgtgcttttagaAAAGAATATGcaagcatggcaaaagaatcgattgagttaggtggtaaattatgataccatatcattgctccctttgacaaggtttccccgaatttctttagtaatacagattcgatctcatcatcctctagatcgttccctttaatgtCACACGTGTAATAGGTGACATACTCGTTGGGGttggtcgttccattatatttaggaatctcgggcatgcagaacttcttGAGGATCGGTTTGGGAGAtgcgctcggggggaaaggcttttgtacgaactttttggaatcTAAACCCTTCAATTGGCggtgcccccgggatttgatcaaccctggagttatagttTTCCACTTTCTTGTCGTTTGCTTAGATCCTTTTTTCCCCTGATTCTATCctctttgtcagttcctcgagcatctttataattttggggttagtccccgattcttgttcatttgaccttaccACAACTGGatccgttctgtgggtgacttcttggggtggaccgggctcggccctgctcggtgcctggatttggctctgtaactgagctatcgccacctgttgagcttgcagtATTTCGAAGATCATACGCAGATTGATCCCGTCTTCTCCaacattttgggtatttcgaactgCAGATCGGATTCCGCCATGGATGCTATTTTCGGGACCAGAATGTTGGTTCGCTTCGATGGCCACATGCTCATTAACATCAATCGGATCCATGGCCCGAGTCTCAACGGGGTCAGTGGGTGGCCTTCCATCCCTTGGCGTCTCGTTGTTATTCTCCCCTTGATGGCCATATTCGTTGTCAATATGTAAGGGTATTAATCGAGAGTTCGTCATTTTTagcatgaaatcaaagatacttccaagagAAAATGTAAAATAATGTGTTTTACaaagatttgtatcaaataaccactattatccttagccccacggtgggcgccaaaccgtTTAACCGAAAAACGAATAATCAATGAAATTTATACGttgttctaaggatatgtggtataatTCGGTACAAATTGAAAAACGTATATAAATGAATATCGAAATTAATTGTGAAAGAGATGAATGCAAACCGAATGGATTAATTAGCCTAAGCCTTCAAGTTTTATCACCCTCAAACTGAATGGAGAGTAACCGATAGAAGAACAAAATGACTAGATATCAAAACCAGAAGAAAgatagtatattgctttatgtTCTATGAATCTGAACGAATCTGCCTTATAATTCTCTGAGATTCTCGCCCAAATGCGGTTATTCTGGCTTTCTGTTTTTTGGCTCGATAAGCTTTCCTCGATCGAGGCCGATCTTGGCCTTGACCGGTCTCTATTTAGcccgatctcgatcttgaccggtctctattttgctcgaccttgatcttggccgatctcgatcttgaccgGTCTCAAACTTGCTCGACCTTGATCTtagccgatctcgatcttgaccgGTCTCTATTTTGCTCGACCTTTGGGTCTCGAGAACAGTAACCTAGCTTCGCATCATGGCTTGATATTACACGAAGTTGAACCTTGATCTATCATATTCCAATCTCGATTATTCATACGGAGCGGTTTTGACCGAATACACAACTTTTATATTCTTCCTCCATGTTCTCTGTGTCCATGACCTGTACAAAAATTTCAGCCATCCACAACTTTAGCAAATCGGACACTGGAAATGTGTAGTCTTCTGGAAACAACCCCATGTAAACAAGGATAGACTTTAATTGATCTTCCAGATGGTCGTAGCTTGATCCTATTATCTTCATGCTTTGCTCTTCTAAAGCATGGGAACTTAAATCGTTTGCGACCTCAAACCATAAATAGGCTTGCCTTTTTCTCTGCAATAATTCCAGCAATCACAAGAGGTAATCCTTTGCAGTTTTTGGCAACTCGTTGTCCTGCTCTGAGTAGCTCGGGGGGACAGATCTCTCCTTGAAATACTTTCTTCTGAAGTAATTCCCAACTCTCATCCACCGTGAGAAATCTAAGAGAATATGGATTACTATGGTGCTTAAGCTGCCAACCTACTTCTTCATTTCGAGTTGTTAATCGAAAATCTTCCCATGCCTTAACTTCCCATATATCATCTAATACAATGAGGTATCTCTTGCGCATTAGACTCTTGCGCAACTTGTCAGGTATGTCTTCCTCTTTGATATCATCCAAATTGCCTATGACTTGTTTAAGAATCTCCGAGAACACCTTCGTCAAACTATATTCCTTAGATATAGAGCACCATGCTCGGACGTCAAAGTGTCTATTATCAATAAAATGATTGAACACCTTTCTAGCCAAAGTCGTTTTGCCTAATCCAGGCATTCCAACAATAGAGACGACGTCTAGTTCCTTTGTTCCTCCAGTCAATTGTTGAACTATACTATGTGCATCATTCTCAAAACCAACTACTTCATCATCAATTGATGGAAAACAACGTTGGGTGGAAGCCCTTGCATGAGCAGGAGTTCTTTCAATGTTATCCATGTCAATTAGCTCGTTATCTTTACAGCTGTTGGAAGTAAACATAACAATGTTAGAACTGATTGCTCGCCTTAGATTTAGATAGATTGCCAATTCTTGACCTACGAAAGTTTTTGTTTCAAGTTAACGAGGATTTCTCAGATATAACAGTCCAAATATGCATCTTTGTCCTGCAACTTTCAATTAACGTCTTTTAACTATGTTAGCAATATTAGACTCAATAGTAGGGGTACTCTGTAACACAGTTGTCCATACAAATTCACCAGAGGAAACCAATCTTTATATATAGAAAGAGAATCTAAGAAAACCTATCTTTTTTTCGTCCTTGTTCTTCTACATCAGAAGTACGAAGACCGAAACtacttaagaaaaaaaaatatttatatatagacAGCAAAACCCAAAAACAAAATGTCTAATTACCTTCAATTACGAGAGTGGTTGCAGATGATTAATTGTTGGGATAGGAAAGCTGGAGATGGTGTGGTGATGGCAATGTTGAATAGTGAAGAGTGATCAAATGATATAACTTTACTAGAATGCTCCATCTTAGAAAAAGTATACTATTTTACTTAAAGGTCTAAGGAGTTGTATAGAATAACTATACTAAAGTTATGGTTCACTTTAATCATTCAGTAATAACTTTTGTGCTGGACTCAAATTAGGAAATAtcactcttttttttaaacacattttcatcatacttatccaaaaaaaaatcacaaatggATTCTGGACTCGCTTTTGAAATACCATATTTTTTCTCAAGACAAGTCTATTTTACGTTTACCTCACTTGTCCAATCACCTTCGCCTTCTTTGTATTATTCACCAGATGTCGTTTTACAAACATAGCTTTCTGcataccttttgcattattgctTACATACATATGTCTTGTCTTATCAAACTTGACACTTAGAAAGAAATTTATCCATTAAAATATTATGTGGCAGGTAAACttgttcttttttttaaaatttttttatcGGTGTCAAAAATACACTGATTAAATTAGTTTGGATTCTCATAGTAAATATTCCCTCCGTATTTCGTATGTCCATTTATATTCTTACGCTTTATTGCGTTACGTGG comes from the Nicotiana tabacum cultivar K326 chromosome 14, ASM71507v2, whole genome shotgun sequence genome and includes:
- the LOC142168650 gene encoding putative late blight resistance protein homolog R1A-3, giving the protein MDNIERTPAHARASTQRCFPSIDDEVVGFENDAHSIVQQLTGGTKELDVVSIVGMPGLGKTTLARKVFNHFIDNRHFDVRAWCSISKEYSLTKVFSEILKQVIGNLDDIKEEDIPDKLRKSLMRKRYLIVLDDIWEVKAWEDFRLTTRNEEVGWQLKHHSNPYSLRFLTVDESWELLQKKVFQGEICPPELLRAGQRVAKNCKGLPLVIAGIIAEKKASLFMV